One Gadus chalcogrammus isolate NIFS_2021 chromosome 22, NIFS_Gcha_1.0, whole genome shotgun sequence genomic window carries:
- the matcap2 gene encoding putative tyrosine carboxypeptidase MATCAP2, with amino-acid sequence MLGPIRVTELLRWPQRDMSKQSFLKPRPEVLSPSQVYLEKLRPSTPSSVLHPSTPPSTPSSVLQELLTSGSSSYNVLLQAEEAELRVVEERLGGGGGTPKRSPSRRRRLRTSAKSASSAPQRKKRPSGAPAPLAPRRPATGAGGCGLPSGPPAATKPARGAIAVRGSAMGLSQRPAARPREKAQARPGSTPPPPQPRAGAALRVDSGRKLCILAAIKPSNVEKEKLKFFKSDFTYNPQFEYSNPVSPLVLARHSQASDRFLTQAVRILELALNKYGSYENFEQATGGSLLSRGRIGANVRRYLEKEGCVGQIVVHVTEDLLSRASMTVVSGRPTLTINLCTAREHWLEGMLRHEIGTHYLRSLNNSQQPWSGSAGRRRHGLRPPNPTEEGLASLHSVLLRRDPTLWRAALLYVTVQRAARASFAQLFSDLARFLRDPDTRWDYCVRAKRGQTDTAQPGCFSKDQVYLEGILNILRHREQIDFPMLMALGKVSFEDVERLRASGRTEKVRIPHFLQDRAAYAQRLEKIMEVNQLSDPELRLIV; translated from the exons ATGCTGGGACCAATACGAGTAACAG AGCTGCTCCGCTGGCCCCAGAGAGACATGTCCAAGCAGAGCTTCCTGAAGCCCCGGCCAGAGGTGCTGAGCCCCAGCCAGGTGTACCTGGAGAAGCtccgcccctccacccccagcagcgtgctccacccctccacccccccctccacccccagcagcGTGCTCCAGGAGCTGCTcaccagcggcagcagcagctacaacgtCCTGCTAcaggcggaggaggcggagctacgggtggtggaggagcgtctgggtggaggaggcgggacCCCCAAGCGCTCCCCCTCTCGCCGCCGGCGGCTCAGGACTTCCGCCAAGTCGGCGTCCTCCGCGCCGCAGAGGAAGAAGCGTCCATCGGGCGCGCCGGCGCCGCTCGCACCCCGCAGGCCCGCCACCGGAGCAGGGGGCTGCGGGCTGCCCAgcggcccccccgccgccaccaaGCCCGCCCGCGGCGCCATCGCCGTGCGGGGCAGCGCCATGGGCCTGTCCCAACGGCCCGCGGCCCGCCCCAGGGAGAAGGCCCAGGCCCGGCCCGGCAgcacgccgccgcccccccagccccgggcGGGCGCGGCCCTCAGGGTGGACAGCGGCAGGAAGCTCTGCATCCTGGCGGCCATCAAGCCGTCCAacgtggagaaggagaagctcAAGTTCTTCAAGTCGGACTTCACCTACAACCCCCAGTTTGAGTACAGCAACCCGGTGTCCCCGCTGGTGCTGGCCCGGCACAGCCAGGCCTCGGACCGCTTCCTGACCCAG GCGGTCCGCATCCTGGAGCTGGCCCTGAACAAGTACGGCAGCTATGAGAACTTTGAGCAGGCCACCGGCGGGAGCCTGCTGAGCCGGGGCCGCATCGGGGCCAACGTGAGGAGgtacctggagaaggagggctGCGTGGGCCAG atCGTGGTCCACGTGACGGAGGACCTCCTCTCCAGAGCCTCCATGACGGTGGTGAGCGGCCGGCCCACCCTGACCATCAACCTCTGCACCGCCCGCGAGCACTGGCTGGAGGGCATGCTGCGCCACGAGatcg gcacccACTACCTGCGCAGCCTGAACAACAGCCAGCAGCCGTGGAGTGGCAGCGCGGGCCGGCGGCGGCACGGCCTGCGGCCCCCCAACCCCACGGAGGAGGGGCTGGCCAGCCTGCACAGCGTGCTGCTGCGCCGGGACCCCACGCTGTGGCGCGCGGCGCTGCTGTACGTCACGGTGCAGCGCGCCGCGCGCGCCTCCTTCGCCCAGCTCTTCAGCGACCTGGCCCGCTTCCTTAGGGACCCCGACACGCGCTGGGACTACTGCGTCCGCGCCAAGAGGGGCCAGACCGACACGGCGCAGCCAG GCTGCTTCAGCAAAGACCAGGTCTATCTGGAGGGCATCCTGAACATCCTCCGACACCGGGAGCAGATCGACTTCCCCATGCTGATGGCTCTCGGCAAG gTGTCCTTCGAGGACGTGGAGCGCCTGCGGGCCTCGGGCCGGACGGAGAAGGTGCGTATCCCCCACTTCCTGCAGGACCGAGCCGCCTACGCCCAGCGGCTGGAGAAGATCATGGAGGTGAACCAGCTCAGTGACCCGGAGCTCCGCCTCATcgtctga